The Schistocerca gregaria isolate iqSchGreg1 chromosome X, iqSchGreg1.2, whole genome shotgun sequence nucleotide sequence GTTATGTGGTCCTTAACCAACATTATTTTGTTACCTTATGTACACAGGCACACTTTGTTCCATGGGAAGTTGTAATTGATTTATATTTTGACAATTAGTCAAGTTgcaccatacatttcttttctgtCGTAATTTGTTTCAGTACCTCTCTCCATTCGTTATTTGATCTACCctactaatcttcagcactctcctgtagcaccacatttaaaaattgtCTATTATTATCTTCTTATGTGTACTCtgtatcatcaatgtttcactgccatagaaAGCTACACTCCAGATGGATACATTCAAAAAATAGATGCTAACATTTAATCTTATTTTCAGTGTTAATAAACTTCTCATTTTCAGAATGGGTACTGTTGCTGTCACCAACCTGTATTTTACATAATCTTTACCATTGTATCTTGCTGCCCAGTTCAACTGTTTtgccacctctgacagaattacaatgcattCACCAAAattaaaagcttttatttctttcccTGAACTGTAATTCCCTTTCAAGGTTTCTCCTTGGATTCCTCTACTGCTCACTCGATGTGCAGATGAAATTACATTAGGAATAGGTGTGTTGTTAATGAGAAGCAAAATGAATTCTGTGTTTGTGATAAGTGAAATATTTTTGCATGAGTGTAACTGTTCAAACCATATGTTCAGTACTGTGTGTGTTCACATTTTTACCAACACAAATTCTTGTCACCAGCTGATATATGCCATATGCTTTTTCAGGTGGATTTGGCCAGTTTTTATGATAAAAAGCAGTGTGAATGTTTGAATGAATCTGACGAAAATGGATTTAAAAATTGCCTCACAAATTCTCCAAGTTATCTGGAGTCTGACTGTGATGAACAGGTTAGTATCAAAACACACTATGAAAAAGACTGTGTACACATTTGTCGATTATAAAAGTTATTTTCATGTACTGATATGAAGAATATCAACTGTATTATCATCATTTGTAAATGAAGAAATATGTTACATATTTATTCTTCCCATCCCTTATCTTTGCAGCTTATAATATCAATTTCATTCATGCAACCTGTGAAAATCCATTCAATAAAACTTAAAGCTGATAAAGAAAAAGGACCAAAAACCATTAAACTCTTCATTAATCGCACACAGACACTTGATTTTGACTCGGCAAATTCTTATGCCCCAGTTCAGGAATTAATGTAAGTATGTTTACTGCTTTTGCTTATATTTGATGTATTTATGAGGTTAGTTACAAACTAAATTTGGAGTGCTTGTCATCATTAGCCATTCATACCTGTGGGCCTcagccctttctttttttttaatcattatcagTTGTGCAGTGTTGAGATGGGGCTGACAAGTGTTTTTGATTAAATATTTGCTAACAAGAAATTTCTGATATACTTTAACTGTAATAGGCTGGGTCATtttacagtatattgataatttttagtttttGGCCCATCTGACTACCACTGAATgaagtttcaaatatttttaaaagataagGATCTTGGAAGTGTACTGGTTGGGAACTGATAACACACAAATGTCTCCCTAATAGCAGCATTGTAAAAGATTTCTTAACACAAACCTTATCAGAAACTAATATGAGTAAAATTACCTGCAAGTGTTAATGCATCTGAACTGAAACTATGGTCCCTGTGCTGTCAGATAAAGTGGTGGGCATTGTCTCAACACGGCCCCATATTTATCATCCAGATAAACAAAGCAAGCAAGTCAGCTAACCCTATCTATAAAGATGTCATCTCTAACACATgaaaaacacactaaaaaggaCTGTGTACCGAAAAGTCATGTTCAAAGTCATTTGACTGGTTGTATCAGAGTTGGAAGAAGACCAACCGATAGATGACAAAGACTTTAAAGTCTGCTTGAGAAAACAAACCAGTCCCTCTGTTAGCATCCCATGAATGTGGGTATACTGTGACAGAAATGTAATAAGGGGAAGGATAAAAGCAAACTGTTGGTTGAGGATAGATGTGTAGTAGTTCAACTGTTGGTACAGAATGGGCTCCTACACTTGTTTGTACAAGAGACACATTTTAGTGTCGGCATTGTGAGAATGCTAAAGAAAAAAAGCTCTCATTGTAGATAATGCAACACCCCATCACGCCTCTCTCTCCCACTTCCTCCTGACGCACCCTCGCGTTCCTGAACTAGGGACTGGTGACCACTGCCAATCCTCTGTATAGTCTTGTATAGTCTGTTAACTGAAAAGCGCAcgtgcgcgcgcgtgcacacacacacacacacacacacacacacacacacacacacacacacacacacacacacacaaaagccgtTGTTAtattgtacagggtgtacataaagtccgggaacactttcaattatttattgcacaagaaccaaacattgtacagatatcatgcatatgtcattttgaagagaaaccctgaaagtttggtaatttgccgatagtcagcgctagttg carries:
- the LOC126299416 gene encoding thioredoxin-like protein 1, with translation MSGEGETSVQGHVDLASFYDKKQCECLNESDENGFKNCLTNSPSYLESDCDEQLIISISFMQPVKIHSIKLKADKEKGPKTIKLFINRTQTLDFDSANSYAPVQELILTPSDLEGKPINLKFVKFQNVQNIQLFIKDNQSGSEATQIEYLSFIGSAISTTKMGDFKRVAGKKGESH